The following proteins are co-located in the Clavibacter capsici genome:
- a CDS encoding DUF4190 domain-containing protein, which produces MTFRYAPEPEPTAPRERRTVNGVGLAALVVGVLSLIGSVIPLLNYVSGFLAVVGIVLGIIGLILRDRPRGMALGGLVLGVVALILSIVLAIVYTVGIATVIGDAVEDARSSTSPVPLPEPQGTGPQDGPTTAGDVAVAYELSGTVATVSAAWTSLVGEVLGTEEAEAQPLPFTREVVLPGGGSDDERLILVGTGGPEAGDVTCRILVGGVVLTEQTASGPAARAACVVTADEVRAAAGE; this is translated from the coding sequence ATGACCTTCCGCTACGCCCCCGAGCCCGAGCCGACCGCGCCCCGCGAGCGGAGGACCGTCAACGGCGTCGGCCTCGCCGCGCTCGTCGTCGGCGTGCTGTCGCTCATCGGATCGGTCATCCCGCTCCTCAACTACGTGTCGGGGTTCCTCGCGGTCGTCGGCATCGTGCTCGGCATCATCGGCCTGATCCTCCGCGACCGGCCCCGGGGCATGGCGCTCGGCGGCCTCGTCCTGGGCGTGGTCGCGCTGATCCTCTCGATCGTGCTCGCGATCGTCTACACGGTCGGCATCGCGACGGTCATCGGCGACGCCGTGGAGGACGCGCGCTCGTCGACGAGCCCGGTGCCGCTGCCCGAGCCGCAGGGCACCGGGCCGCAGGACGGCCCGACCACGGCCGGCGACGTCGCGGTCGCCTACGAGCTGAGCGGGACGGTCGCGACCGTGAGCGCCGCGTGGACCAGCCTGGTCGGCGAGGTGCTCGGCACCGAGGAGGCGGAGGCGCAGCCGCTGCCGTTCACGCGCGAGGTCGTGCTGCCGGGCGGCGGGTCCGACGACGAGCGCCTGATCCTCGTCGGCACGGGCGGCCCGGAGGCGGGCGACGTGACCTGCCGGATCCTCGTGGGCGGCGTCGTGCTCACCGAGCAGACGGCGTCCGGCCCGGCCGCGCGCGCGGCGTGCGTCGTGACGGCCGACGAGGTGCGCGCGGCGGCGGGGGAGTGA
- a CDS encoding MmpS family transport accessory protein, which produces MTQYAPPPASAPEAPRKNGLGLAALIIGIVALVGSVIPIVNYVSGFLAFVGLVLGAIGLFLKNRPKGMAIAGTIISVVALILSIVLAITYTAGFASGVSDAIETSQAEASAAAEREVTVTYELTGSATSVTATYSTYTDGNSGSEQATEQALPFSKEIVVKAGGAFDFSSFTLSGTSGTEGGDVTCRILVDGAPVSEQTATGAYASAFCTASSEDIQGE; this is translated from the coding sequence ATGACCCAGTACGCCCCACCTCCTGCATCCGCACCCGAAGCGCCTCGCAAGAACGGCCTCGGCCTCGCCGCCCTCATCATCGGCATCGTCGCCCTCGTCGGTTCCGTCATCCCGATCGTCAACTACGTCTCCGGCTTCCTGGCATTCGTCGGCCTGGTCCTCGGAGCGATCGGCCTGTTCCTCAAGAACCGGCCGAAGGGCATGGCGATCGCCGGGACGATCATCAGCGTCGTCGCGCTGATCCTGTCCATCGTCCTCGCCATCACCTACACCGCCGGCTTCGCATCGGGTGTCTCCGACGCGATCGAGACGTCGCAGGCGGAGGCCTCGGCGGCCGCCGAGCGCGAGGTCACCGTGACCTACGAGCTCACGGGCTCGGCTACCTCCGTGACGGCGACCTACTCCACCTACACGGACGGCAACTCCGGCTCCGAGCAGGCCACGGAGCAGGCGCTGCCGTTCTCGAAGGAGATCGTCGTCAAGGCGGGCGGCGCGTTCGACTTCTCGAGCTTCACGCTCAGCGGCACCTCCGGAACCGAGGGCGGCGACGTGACATGCCGCATCCTCGTAGACGGCGCTCCGGTCTCGGAGCAGACCGCAACCGGTGCCTACGCGTCCGCGTTCTGCACCGCCAGCTCCGAGGACATCCAGGGCGAGTGA
- the ald gene encoding alanine dehydrogenase, translating to MKVGIPTEVKNNENRVAATPAGVHELVRRGHEVLVQEGAGLGSSITDADYVEAGATMVATADEVWAAADLLLKVKEPIAEEYPRMRAGQTLFTYLHLAASRPCTDALVASGTTAIAYETVQLPNRQLPLLQPMSEVAGRLSTQVGAYHLMRAAGGRGILLGGVPGTPKARVVVIGGGVAGEHAAANALGMGADVTIIDLSIPRLRELEIRFGGQVQTRVSSAYEIAAQLTDADLVIGSVLIPGAQAPKLVTDAMVATMKKGSVLVDIAIDQGGCFEGSRPTTHDDPTFDVHDSVYYCVANMPGAVPETSTRALTNATLPYVIALAEKGWKRALAEDPALALGLNVHDGHVTNSHVAAALEMPLTPVADVLAD from the coding sequence ATGAAGGTCGGGATCCCCACCGAGGTCAAGAACAACGAGAACCGGGTCGCCGCCACGCCCGCGGGCGTGCACGAGCTCGTGCGCCGCGGCCACGAGGTGCTCGTGCAGGAGGGCGCGGGGCTCGGATCCAGCATCACCGACGCCGACTACGTCGAGGCGGGCGCGACCATGGTAGCCACGGCCGACGAGGTGTGGGCGGCGGCGGATCTGCTGCTCAAGGTCAAGGAGCCCATCGCGGAGGAGTACCCGCGCATGCGCGCCGGCCAGACCCTCTTCACCTACCTGCACCTCGCGGCGTCCCGGCCCTGCACGGACGCGCTCGTCGCCTCCGGCACCACGGCCATCGCCTACGAGACCGTGCAGCTCCCGAACCGCCAGCTGCCGCTCCTCCAGCCGATGAGCGAGGTCGCCGGCCGGCTCTCCACCCAGGTCGGCGCGTACCACCTCATGCGCGCGGCCGGCGGGCGCGGGATCCTCCTCGGCGGCGTGCCCGGCACCCCGAAGGCGCGCGTGGTCGTGATCGGCGGCGGCGTCGCGGGCGAGCACGCGGCGGCGAACGCGCTCGGCATGGGCGCCGACGTCACGATCATCGACCTCTCCATCCCGCGCCTCCGCGAGCTCGAGATCCGCTTCGGCGGGCAGGTGCAGACGCGCGTCTCCTCGGCCTACGAGATCGCGGCGCAGCTCACGGACGCCGACCTCGTCATCGGCTCGGTCCTCATCCCCGGCGCGCAGGCCCCGAAGCTCGTGACCGACGCGATGGTCGCGACCATGAAGAAGGGCTCCGTGCTCGTCGACATCGCCATCGACCAGGGCGGCTGCTTCGAGGGATCCCGCCCCACCACGCACGACGACCCGACCTTCGACGTGCACGACAGCGTCTACTACTGCGTCGCCAACATGCCGGGCGCGGTGCCGGAGACCTCCACGCGCGCGCTCACGAACGCGACGCTGCCGTACGTGATCGCGCTCGCCGAGAAGGGGTGGAAGCGGGCCCTCGCGGAGGATCCGGCGCTCGCCCTCGGCCTGAACGTGCACGACGGGCACGTGACCAACTCGCACGTCGCGGCGGCGCTGGAGATGCCCCTGACGCCGGTCGCGGACGTCCTGGCGGACTGA
- a CDS encoding Lrp/AsnC family transcriptional regulator, translated as MPTKELRTPEPLDAIDRKLVALLRADARTPNSRLAEQAGIAPSTCVTRVRGLVERGVITGFTATIDADAVGVGLQALISIAIRAGARHEMAAFASEMRELADVVQLFFLGGSEDFILHIAVRDSDHLRDFVLKHLSAHPAVASTRTSVVFDHHHSGPAVGDPGA; from the coding sequence ATGCCGACGAAGGAACTGCGGACCCCCGAGCCGCTCGACGCGATCGACCGGAAGCTCGTCGCCCTGCTCCGGGCCGACGCGCGCACCCCGAACAGCCGCCTCGCCGAGCAGGCGGGCATCGCGCCGTCGACCTGCGTGACCCGGGTGCGCGGCCTCGTCGAGCGCGGCGTGATCACGGGCTTCACCGCCACGATCGACGCGGACGCGGTGGGCGTGGGACTCCAGGCGCTCATCAGCATCGCGATCCGCGCGGGCGCCCGGCACGAGATGGCCGCGTTCGCGTCCGAGATGCGCGAGCTCGCCGACGTGGTGCAGCTCTTCTTCCTCGGCGGATCCGAGGACTTCATCCTCCACATCGCCGTCCGCGACAGCGACCACCTCCGCGACTTCGTCCTCAAGCACCTGTCGGCGCACCCGGCCGTGGCGTCGACCCGCACGAGCGTGGTGTTCGACCACCACCACTCGGGGCCGGCGGTGGGGGATCCGGGCGCCTAG
- a CDS encoding DUF5695 domain-containing protein has product MSSRPGSSSSSRRRWLAALVVGTVLATGSAVVPHPADAQAEAATTYPYTLKSSRIRAGFAADGSLQSLKIPGDLHDTEYLMNPTTAPDQAADPDVGNRQWLGNLMFSYATGDGAITKDGVGSTAWKTAWTTRSGDARTVTATPTSVTVTYADSKDPRGISGFTVRETYSIAADGSLTWKQDVTNSGSQRLVIGDWGMPVPGNELWKGGDRIYERRVLTHSYVGENGSYLTLERPSGQGPFLAMTPDTATGSGFEYQDRWRTQEVGDTPWAWNEDKEGSMVKGLNVYYAHSMAIQRTNRGYLPSTSLALAPGATKSYTYHLGSVADDHAMKQSMYDQGLLDTAVVPGYIVPVDRKAEMAFRVKGTITSVTAHNRNDLHGAHPTDPTVTSSRSNGEYRIYDMAFDRTQLGANDVTVAYTDQTGAARTSVLQFSVIDDIAHLLDMHAQFMVDKMQWTPKDGIAPSDIRDYTFDDWMMNAKDGRAPSASNPAEGRRNVYDGYWGLGDDWGYPHAEFLAEKQVVRPDAHQIQALDQYLQKAVWEHLMGNTSPTAPPSYVIHDFFEQGKPGSQNDTPIGRGYAYPHIYNTFLSMYEVAKENPNAIAYQHPAEWYLQAAYGVFTELYDDKDVFYNYETGLMGEQSTPRLIEDLRAEGMTAQADDIVKKMATKYANVSAAKYPYGSEYTYDNTGEEAVYMLARTNVDADRTKALRIMRDIVSKTEADRGRMPVWYWNSVPTTITGENTWQFQYTAALAGYTMDDYINHTAALETGQQAISPARRAELQRLNYAGKVAELATVNAGQISDAPENIGASAWTYQSERGNLGTTGVGGGPDVALLNGWRGMTGESDLGLWGAMQTLSADVVTDDPIFGTVAYGADVTATAGSQTVVPKDGLQRRLHLVTQQLSVDLEDDAYARATVSADNADLRLAMLGRSGAAHSGVAEVSGLASGTYAVVVDGVTQRTVTVQRPGAATDPLAPPTRIAYDAPASGTFDVHVVRTAG; this is encoded by the coding sequence ATGTCGTCACGCCCAGGCAGCAGCAGCAGCAGCAGGAGGAGGTGGCTGGCGGCGCTCGTCGTCGGCACCGTCCTCGCCACCGGATCCGCCGTGGTCCCCCATCCCGCCGACGCGCAGGCGGAGGCCGCGACCACGTACCCGTACACGCTGAAGTCGAGCAGGATCCGCGCGGGCTTCGCCGCCGACGGCTCGCTCCAGTCGCTGAAGATCCCGGGCGACCTGCACGACACCGAGTACCTCATGAACCCGACGACCGCGCCCGACCAGGCCGCGGATCCGGACGTCGGCAACCGCCAGTGGCTCGGCAACCTGATGTTCTCCTACGCCACCGGCGACGGCGCGATCACGAAGGACGGCGTCGGATCCACCGCGTGGAAGACCGCGTGGACCACGCGCTCCGGCGATGCCCGCACGGTCACCGCCACGCCCACCAGCGTCACGGTCACGTACGCGGACTCGAAGGACCCGCGGGGCATCTCCGGCTTCACCGTGCGGGAGACGTACTCGATCGCCGCCGACGGCTCCCTCACCTGGAAGCAGGACGTCACCAACTCGGGCAGCCAGCGCCTCGTCATCGGCGACTGGGGCATGCCCGTCCCCGGCAACGAGCTCTGGAAGGGCGGCGACCGGATCTACGAGCGCCGCGTCCTCACCCACTCCTACGTGGGCGAGAACGGCTCCTACCTCACGCTCGAGCGGCCCAGCGGCCAGGGCCCGTTCCTCGCGATGACCCCGGACACCGCCACCGGATCCGGCTTCGAGTACCAGGACCGCTGGCGCACCCAGGAGGTCGGTGACACCCCGTGGGCCTGGAACGAGGACAAGGAGGGCTCGATGGTGAAGGGCCTCAACGTCTACTACGCGCACTCCATGGCGATCCAGAGGACGAACCGCGGGTACCTCCCGTCGACCAGCCTCGCCCTCGCGCCCGGGGCGACGAAGAGCTACACGTACCACCTCGGCTCCGTCGCCGACGATCACGCCATGAAGCAGTCCATGTACGACCAGGGCCTGCTCGACACCGCGGTCGTGCCCGGGTACATCGTGCCCGTCGACCGGAAGGCCGAGATGGCGTTCCGCGTGAAGGGCACCATCACGTCGGTCACCGCGCACAACCGGAACGACCTGCACGGAGCGCACCCCACGGATCCGACCGTCACGTCCTCGCGCAGCAACGGCGAGTACCGGATCTACGACATGGCGTTCGACCGCACGCAGCTCGGCGCGAACGACGTCACGGTGGCGTACACCGACCAGACGGGAGCCGCGCGCACCTCGGTGCTCCAGTTCTCGGTGATCGACGACATCGCGCACCTGCTCGACATGCACGCGCAGTTCATGGTCGACAAGATGCAGTGGACGCCGAAGGACGGGATCGCGCCGTCCGACATCCGGGACTACACGTTCGACGACTGGATGATGAACGCGAAGGACGGCCGCGCGCCCTCCGCCTCGAATCCCGCGGAGGGTCGCCGGAACGTCTACGACGGATACTGGGGCCTCGGCGACGACTGGGGATATCCGCACGCGGAGTTCCTCGCGGAGAAGCAGGTCGTCCGGCCGGATGCGCACCAGATCCAGGCGCTCGACCAGTACCTGCAGAAGGCGGTCTGGGAGCACCTGATGGGCAACACCTCGCCCACCGCGCCGCCGAGCTACGTGATCCACGACTTCTTCGAGCAGGGCAAGCCGGGCAGCCAGAACGACACCCCGATCGGGCGCGGCTACGCCTACCCGCACATCTACAACACGTTCCTGTCGATGTACGAGGTCGCGAAGGAGAACCCGAACGCGATCGCGTACCAGCACCCGGCGGAGTGGTACCTCCAGGCGGCGTACGGCGTCTTCACGGAGCTGTACGACGACAAGGACGTGTTCTACAACTACGAGACCGGCCTCATGGGCGAGCAGTCGACGCCGCGCCTCATCGAGGATCTCCGCGCCGAGGGCATGACCGCGCAGGCCGACGACATCGTGAAGAAGATGGCGACGAAGTACGCGAACGTGTCCGCGGCGAAGTACCCGTACGGATCCGAGTACACCTACGACAACACGGGCGAGGAGGCCGTCTACATGCTCGCGCGCACGAACGTCGACGCGGATCGCACGAAGGCGCTGAGGATCATGCGCGACATCGTGTCGAAGACCGAGGCCGACCGCGGCCGGATGCCCGTCTGGTACTGGAACTCCGTCCCCACCACCATCACGGGCGAGAACACCTGGCAGTTCCAGTACACGGCGGCGCTCGCCGGCTACACGATGGACGACTACATCAACCACACGGCGGCCCTCGAGACCGGCCAGCAGGCCATCTCACCCGCCCGCCGAGCCGAGCTGCAGCGGCTGAACTACGCCGGGAAGGTGGCCGAGCTCGCGACGGTGAACGCGGGACAGATCAGCGACGCCCCCGAGAACATCGGCGCCTCCGCCTGGACCTACCAGTCCGAGCGCGGCAACCTCGGCACCACGGGCGTGGGCGGCGGACCCGACGTGGCGCTCCTCAACGGCTGGCGCGGCATGACCGGCGAGAGCGACCTCGGGCTCTGGGGCGCGATGCAGACCCTGAGCGCGGACGTGGTGACCGACGATCCGATCTTCGGCACCGTCGCCTACGGCGCCGACGTGACGGCGACGGCGGGATCGCAGACCGTCGTGCCGAAGGACGGCCTGCAGCGACGCCTGCACCTGGTCACGCAGCAGCTCTCGGTCGACCTGGAGGACGACGCGTACGCCCGCGCGACCGTGAGCGCGGACAACGCCGACCTGCGCCTCGCGATGCTCGGCCGCAGCGGCGCCGCGCATTCCGGCGTGGCCGAGGTCAGCGGTCTCGCGTCGGGCACCTACGCGGTGGTCGTGGACGGGGTCACGCAGCGCACCGTCACGGTGCAGCGGCCGGGCGCGGCGACGGATCCCCTCGCCCCGCCCACGCGCATCGCGTACGACGCGCCGGCCAGCGGCACGTTCGACGTGCACGTCGTGCGCACGGCCGGCTGA
- a CDS encoding winged helix-turn-helix transcriptional regulator encodes MSPTHTAVTADLEPCGRADHLDCGIRDVLDRVGDTWSVLVVVELASGERRFRELQRAVEGISQRMLTLTLRRLERDGLVARTVFPTVPAQVSYALTPSGSRLTHLVKALADWALAERAGIAESRERYDAEHPGHAIR; translated from the coding sequence GTGTCACCCACGCACACCGCGGTGACCGCGGACCTCGAGCCCTGCGGCCGCGCGGACCACCTCGACTGCGGGATCCGCGACGTGCTCGACCGCGTCGGCGACACCTGGTCGGTGCTCGTCGTCGTCGAGCTGGCGTCGGGGGAGCGGCGGTTCCGCGAGCTGCAGCGCGCGGTCGAGGGGATCTCGCAGCGCATGCTGACGCTCACCCTCCGGCGGCTGGAGCGCGACGGCCTCGTCGCCCGCACGGTCTTCCCGACGGTGCCCGCGCAGGTCTCGTACGCGCTCACGCCCTCGGGCAGCCGGCTCACCCACCTCGTGAAGGCCCTCGCCGACTGGGCTCTCGCGGAGCGCGCGGGCATCGCGGAGTCGCGGGAGCGCTACGACGCGGAGCACCCGGGGCACGCGATCCGCTGA
- a CDS encoding NAD-dependent epimerase/dehydratase family protein: protein MILVTGATGQLGSAILQHLRATGADAIGSSRSGADGMRRIDLDDPATVSFAGVDTLVLVSAGEAEDDVVTARHDAAITAAERDGVGHVIYTSVGAGGDHLAFALAHRWTERRLARSRVPSTVLRNGLYAELFGALLTWRGSRLESAFGDGALAAVARGDLAEAAAVVARAPQDHAGRRYDLVGRPITAASVAQRVGAPLDGLDLAARRASYEGAGLKPFQPAMLMSIHTAVRHGFLAETSGDLAMLLGRDPVDAVQVAADAASAARPAPERPAD, encoded by the coding sequence ATGATCCTCGTCACCGGCGCCACGGGCCAGCTCGGCTCCGCCATCCTCCAGCACCTCCGCGCGACGGGGGCCGACGCGATCGGCAGCAGCCGCTCCGGCGCCGACGGCATGCGTCGGATCGACCTCGACGACCCCGCGACCGTCTCCTTCGCCGGCGTCGACACCCTGGTGCTCGTCTCGGCGGGCGAGGCCGAGGACGACGTGGTCACCGCTCGGCACGACGCCGCGATCACCGCGGCCGAGCGCGACGGCGTCGGGCACGTGATCTACACGAGCGTCGGGGCGGGCGGGGACCACCTCGCCTTCGCGCTCGCGCACCGCTGGACCGAGCGCCGCCTCGCCCGGAGCCGCGTGCCGTCGACCGTGCTGCGGAACGGCCTGTACGCGGAGCTGTTCGGGGCCCTGCTCACGTGGCGCGGGTCGCGGCTGGAGTCGGCGTTCGGCGACGGGGCCCTCGCGGCCGTCGCGCGCGGGGACCTCGCGGAGGCGGCGGCCGTCGTCGCCCGCGCGCCGCAGGATCACGCGGGCCGTCGGTACGACCTCGTGGGCAGGCCCATCACGGCGGCCTCGGTGGCGCAGCGGGTGGGTGCGCCGCTCGACGGTCTCGACCTCGCTGCGCGCCGGGCGTCCTACGAGGGTGCCGGGCTGAAGCCGTTCCAGCCGGCGATGCTCATGTCGATCCACACGGCCGTGCGGCACGGGTTCCTCGCCGAGACGAGCGGCGACCTGGCGATGCTGCTCGGCCGGGATCCCGTGGATGCCGTGCAGGTGGCGGCCGATGCGGCGTCGGCCGCCCGCCCTGCGCCGGAACGACCAGCTGACTAG
- the dcd gene encoding dCTP deaminase, with amino-acid sequence MLLSDRDITAELDAGRVALDPYDPGMLQPASIDVRIDRFFRLFDNHKYPYIDPAEDQPELTRLIESKPGEPFILHPGEFVLGSTYELVTLPDDVAARLEGKSSLGRLGLLTHSTAGFIDPGFSGHVTLELSNVATLPIKLWPGMKIGQLCFFRLSSPAEKPYGSGEYASRYQGQRGPTASRSYLNFVHTDVTVTDAGQSGE; translated from the coding sequence GTGCTCCTCTCCGACCGTGACATCACCGCCGAGCTCGACGCCGGACGAGTGGCCCTCGATCCGTACGACCCCGGGATGCTGCAGCCCGCGAGCATCGACGTGCGCATCGACCGCTTCTTCCGGCTGTTCGACAACCACAAGTACCCCTACATCGACCCCGCCGAGGACCAGCCCGAGCTCACGCGCCTCATCGAGTCGAAGCCGGGGGAGCCGTTCATCCTGCACCCGGGCGAGTTCGTCCTCGGATCCACGTACGAGCTGGTCACGCTGCCCGACGACGTCGCCGCGCGCCTCGAGGGCAAGAGCTCTCTCGGCCGCCTCGGCCTCCTCACGCACTCCACCGCCGGCTTCATCGACCCCGGGTTCTCCGGCCACGTCACGCTCGAGCTGTCGAACGTCGCGACGCTGCCCATCAAGCTCTGGCCCGGGATGAAGATCGGCCAGCTCTGCTTCTTCCGCCTGTCGTCGCCCGCCGAGAAGCCCTACGGATCCGGCGAGTACGCATCCCGCTACCAGGGCCAGCGCGGCCCCACGGCCTCCCGCTCGTACCTCAACTTCGTGCACACCGACGTGACGGTGACGGACGCGGGGCAGTCGGGGGAGTAG
- a CDS encoding FadR/GntR family transcriptional regulator produces MPERRVDHALSDRLPLRQRNPSEHLRASGLSPATAAQRTRIAELAVDLRGLGEAGALVDFLAADIEFHHLILEASGNDMFCALREVITEVLSGRTHQGLMPRTPRPHALDTHEQVAFAIRDGDAATAEAGMASLLAEASSATR; encoded by the coding sequence ATTCCCGAACGGCGCGTTGACCACGCACTATCCGATCGGCTTCCGCTACGACAGAGGAACCCGTCAGAGCACCTACGAGCCTCAGGACTGAGTCCCGCGACTGCTGCTCAGCGCACGCGCATCGCCGAGCTCGCGGTGGATCTCCGCGGCCTCGGCGAGGCCGGCGCCCTCGTCGACTTCCTCGCCGCCGACATCGAGTTCCACCACCTGATCCTCGAGGCCAGCGGCAACGACATGTTCTGCGCCCTCCGCGAGGTGATCACGGAGGTCCTGAGCGGTCGCACGCACCAGGGGCTGATGCCGCGGACGCCGCGACCGCATGCGCTCGACACCCATGAGCAGGTGGCTTTCGCGATCCGGGATGGGGATGCGGCGACTGCGGAGGCGGGGATGGCGTCGTTGCTGGCGGAGGCTAGCAGCGCGACCCGCTGA
- a CDS encoding FadR/GntR family transcriptional regulator yields MTTQSVPPSAPAGAVPAATVLATRIIEELGRDIVDGTLAEGTRLTIEDLQQRFGVSRTVVRDCVRVLEAMALIVPKRRVGLVVQGPDRWNVYDPRIIRWRLTGPGRSDQFRSLTQLRRAVEPVAASLAARYATAAQRTRIAELAVDLRGLGEAGALVDFLAADIEFHHLILEASGNDMFCALREVITEVLSGRTHQGLMPRTPRPHALDTHEQVAHAIRDGDAATAEAGMASLLAEVSSAIR; encoded by the coding sequence ATGACGACGCAGTCAGTCCCACCCTCGGCTCCCGCCGGCGCGGTCCCCGCCGCCACGGTGCTGGCCACCCGGATCATCGAGGAGCTCGGCCGCGACATCGTCGACGGCACGCTCGCCGAGGGCACGCGCCTCACCATCGAGGACCTCCAGCAGCGTTTCGGCGTCTCCCGCACGGTGGTGCGCGACTGCGTGCGCGTGCTCGAGGCGATGGCGCTGATCGTGCCGAAGCGCCGCGTGGGCCTCGTGGTGCAGGGCCCGGATCGCTGGAACGTCTACGACCCGCGCATCATCCGCTGGCGCCTCACCGGCCCCGGCCGCTCGGACCAGTTCCGCTCCCTCACCCAGCTGCGCCGCGCGGTCGAGCCGGTGGCGGCGTCACTCGCGGCGCGCTACGCGACGGCTGCCCAGCGCACGCGCATCGCCGAGCTCGCGGTGGATCTCCGCGGCCTCGGCGAGGCCGGCGCCCTCGTCGACTTCCTCGCCGCCGACATCGAGTTCCACCACCTGATCCTCGAGGCCAGTGGCAACGACATGTTCTGCGCCCTCCGCGAGGTGATCACGGAGGTCCTGAGCGGTCGCACGCACCAGGGGCTGATGCCGCGGACGCCGCGTCCTCATGCGTTGGACACGCACGAGCAGGTGGCGCACGCGATCCGCGACGGCGACGCGGCGACGGCGGAGGCGGGGATGGCGTCGTTGTTGGCGGAGGTCAGTAGCGCGATCCGCTGA
- a CDS encoding gluconokinase: MAAQPRHVVVMGISGSGKTTIATALAERLGWTFAEADEFHPEANIAKMSAGTPLTDDDRWTWLEAMREWMSGEARAGRSTVVTCSALKRSYRDLLDGADGDVRFVHLSGDTELIRERMKTRSGHFMPASLLPSQISTLEPLDDGERGLTLENTGTPDEVTTRIVDELGLVAS; encoded by the coding sequence ATGGCCGCACAGCCCCGCCACGTCGTGGTGATGGGGATCTCCGGATCCGGCAAGACCACGATCGCCACCGCCCTCGCCGAACGGCTCGGCTGGACCTTCGCGGAGGCGGACGAGTTCCACCCCGAGGCGAACATCGCCAAGATGTCGGCCGGCACGCCCCTCACCGACGACGACCGCTGGACATGGCTCGAGGCCATGCGCGAGTGGATGAGCGGCGAGGCCCGCGCCGGCCGCAGCACCGTCGTCACCTGCTCCGCCCTCAAGCGCTCCTACCGCGACCTGCTCGACGGCGCTGACGGCGACGTGCGCTTCGTGCACCTCTCCGGCGACACCGAGCTGATCCGCGAGCGCATGAAGACCCGGAGCGGCCACTTCATGCCGGCCTCGCTGCTGCCCTCTCAGATCAGCACGCTCGAACCGCTCGACGACGGCGAGCGCGGCCTGACGCTCGAGAACACCGGGACGCCCGACGAGGTCACGACCCGCATCGTCGACGAGCTCGGCCTCGTCGCGAGCTAG